A window of Mytilus edulis chromosome 10, xbMytEdul2.2, whole genome shotgun sequence contains these coding sequences:
- the LOC139491403 gene encoding protein PBMUCL2-like, with translation MDVTYRSTILLVVIFFAAVNSKPGIVLKNVNGIKAATVRQTTTVKNTSASSATTTRNSSITGQTTELSNVTIKTTITPNITKESTTKNSNITVEPTTQNSNITMEPVTKASNVTLEPTTKNPNVTVEPTTTTPNVTVEPTTKNPNITVEPTTKNPNVTVEPSTRPSNMSTPMSTPKTNPHPTTHAMPTTTKKYKFNGASFVGGIVLGVGVSVVIIMIVYFLKCRKSDAGYDRM, from the exons ATGGACGTTACATATAGGAGCACCATATTGCTAGTGGTTATATTCTTTGCAGCAGTAAATTCTAAACCTGGAATTG TGCTAAAGAATGTCAATGGCATTAAAGCAGCAACTGTTCGTCAGACAACAACCGTCAAAAACACATCAGCTAGTTCTGCAACGACTACAAGAAACTCGAGCATTACTGGCCAGACAACCGAACTCTCCAATGTTACCATTAAAACAACGATAACTCCAAATATCACGAAAGAATCGACAACGAAAAATTCTAACATTACTGTTGAGCCAACAACTCAAAATTCAAATATTACAATGGAACCCGTAACTAAGGCATCAAACGTGACACTGGAACCAACAACGAAAAACCCGAATGTTACAGTAGAACCAACAACCACAACCCCAAATGTTACAGTAGAACCAACAACTAAAAACCCAAATATTACAGTAGAACCAACAACGAAAAACCCCAATGTGACAGTAGAACCTTCAACTCGCCCAAGTAATATGTCTACACCAATGTCAACTCCAAAAACGAATCCACATCCAACAACACATGCAATGCCGACCACTACAAAGAAGTATAAATTTAATGGTGCAAGTTTTGTAGGAGGAATAGTTTTAGGCGTCGGTGTATCAGTTGTTATAATaatgattgtttactttttaaaatgcaGAAAAAGTGATGCCGGTTACGATAGAATGTGA
- the LOC139492802 gene encoding 300 kDa antigen AG231-like, producing MDVTYRSTILLVVVCFAAVNSKPRIATKHVNGIVATNVSQTTTDQKTSASSATTTRDSNITGQTTKLSNVTIQTTVTPNITTTKNTNITVEPTTPTANVTMEPVTKASNVTLEPTTKNQNGTVEPTTTNPNVTVEPTTRNPNITVEPTTIQPNVTVETTTKNVNVTVEPTTTNRNVTVEPTTTNPNVTVEPTTTNPNVTVEPTTKNPNATMEPTTTNPNVTVEPTTRNPNITVEPITKQPNVTVEPTTKNTNATIEPTTTNPNVTVEPTTTHQNVTVEPTTTKPNVTVEPTTVNPNVTVEPTTKNPNVTVEPTTTNQNVTVEPTTANPNVTVKPTTKHPNVTKEPTTTHPNITVEPTTTNPNVTVEPTTTNPNVTVEPSTLPSNMSTPMSTPKTNPHPTTHAMPTTTKKYRFNGASFVGGIVLGIGVSVVILMIVYFLKCRKRDAGYERL from the exons ATGGATGTTACATATAGGAGCACCATATTGCTAGTGGTTGTCTGCTTTGCAGCAGTAAACTCTAAACCTAGAATTG CAACAAAGCATGTCAATGGCATTGTAGCAACAAATGTCAGTCAGACAACAACCGACCAAAAAACATCAGCTAGTTCTGCAACGACTACAAGAGACTCAAACATTACTGGTCAGACAACCAAACTCTCCAATGTTACCATTCAAACAACGGTAACTCCAAATATTACGACCACGAAAAATACTAACATTACTGTAGAGCCAACAACTCCAACTGCAAATGTTACAATGGAACCTGTAACTAAGGCCTCAAACGTGACACTAGAACCAACAACGAAAAACCAAAATGGTACAGTAGAACCAACAACCACAAACCCCAATGTTACAGTAGAACCAACAACAAGAAACCCAAATATTACAGTAGAACCAACAACCATACAACCAAATGTTACAGTAGaaacaacaactaaaaacgtCAATGTGACAGTAGAACCAACAACCACAAACCGAAATGTTACAGTAGAACCAACAACCACAAACCCAAATGTTACAGTAGAACCAACAACCACAAACCCAAATGTTACAGTAGAACCAACAACGAAAAATCCCAATGCTACAATGGAACCAACAACCACAAACCCCAATGTTACAGTAGAACCAACAACAAGAAACCCAAATATAACAGTAGAACCAATAACCAAACAACCAAATGTTACAGTAGAACCAACAACTAAAAACACCAATGCTACAATAGAACCAACAACCACAAACCCAAATGTTACTGTAGAACCAACAACCACACACCAAAATGTAACTGTAGAACCAACAACCACAAAACCAAACGTTACAGTAGAACCAACAACCGTAAACCCAAATGTTACAGTAGAACCAACAACGAAAAACCCCAATGTTACAGTAGAACCAACAACCACAAACCAAAATGTAACAGTAGAACCAACAACCGCAAACCCAAATGTTACAGTAAAACCAACAACGAAACACCCCAATGTTACAAAAGAACCAACAACCACACACCCAAATATAACTGTAGAACCAACAACTACAAACCCAAATGTTACAGTAGAACCAACAACTACAAACCCAAATGTTACAGTAGAACCATCAACTCTCCCAAGTAATATGTCTACACCAATGTCAACTCCAAAAACGAATCCACATCCAACAACACATGCAATGCCGACCACTACGAAGAAGTATAGATTTAATGGTGCAAGTTTTGTAGGAGGAATAGTTTTGGGAATCGGGGTATCAGTTGTTATACTAATGATTGTTTACTTTTTGAAATGCAGAAAACGTGATGCCGGTTACGAAAGATTGTGA